Proteins encoded by one window of Strongyloides ratti genome assembly S_ratti_ED321, scaffold srae_scaffold0000013:
- a CDS encoding Astacin-like metalloendopeptidase — translation KLNVFLIKKAINILDKLTCLNFVRANFLKNEFSGIIFVANSKCYAYLGKTIEKSWQKIGIGMECHNLGGILRMILRTLGIIYQHCRFDRDTFIKVFPENIAARNLENFQIKPQAKISRLFLPYEYGSVMHFGTLEGSKNRGYTLMPKDHFYENTVGQLDYPTFNDIKALNLHYCSSICKIKIICRNHGYQNPNDCNKCVCIDGFRGVHCDYYTRASVLCKEKLFEAKVKPSFLKITQNKVCFYHLKTNIHKRIKIGILKISMEPKYSTTCSLNRSFEVKYLNDKSVAGARFCHQKFTRIIYSESNHVMFIYRSDNPRSYVYLYYKEIP, via the coding sequence aaattaaatgtttttttaataaaaaaagcaataaatattttagataaattaacATGTCTTAATTTTGTGCGagcaaattttttaaaaaatgagtTTTCAGGTATCATATTTGTTGCTAATTCCAAATGTTATGCTTACTTAGGAAAAACAATTGAAAAAAGTTGGCAAAAAATAGGTATTGGAATGGAATGTCATAATTTAGGAGGAATATTACGTATGATTTTACGTACATTAGGAATTATTTATCAACATTGTCGGTTTGATAGagatacatttataaaagtatttccTGAAAATATTGCTGCAAGAAATTTggaaaattttcaaataaaaccACAAGCCAAAATAAGTCGATTATTTTTACCTTATGAATATGGTTCTGTGATGCATTTTGGTACCCTTGAGGGTAGTAAAAATAGAGGTTATACATTGATGCCTAAAGatcatttttatgaaaatactGTTGGACAACTGGATTATCCtacttttaatgatataaaagcTTTGAATTTGCATTATTGTTCCAGtatatgtaaaattaaaatcatatGTAGAAATCATGGATATCAAAATCCTAATGATTGTAATAAATGTGTATGTATTGATGGATTTAGAGGTGTACATTGCGATTATTACACAAGAGCAAGTGTGTTATGTAAAGAAAAACTATTTGAAGCTAAAGTAAAAccttcatttttaaaaataactcaaaataaagtttgtttttatcatttaaaaacaaacattcataaaagaataaaaattggaattttaaaaataagtatgGAACCTAAGTATTCTACAACGTGCTCTCTAAATAGATCGTTCgaagtaaaatatttgaatgaCAAATCTGTAGCAGGTGCAAGATTTTGTCACCAGAAGTTTACaagaattatttattctGAAAGCAATCATgttatgtttatttatagaaGTGATAATCCTAGAAGctatgtttatttatattataaagaaataccTTAA
- a CDS encoding Astacin-like metalloendopeptidase: protein IRFLRSIKCLASLGKIVDKGRLMIYVGKECENTLGIIRSLGIIYEHCRINRNFFIKVYEENIAQSNKEDFQIFLPYEYKTLMHFVMYTGSKNTMITLIPKDLHYKYTVVQQESLTFNGVKTLNMHYCSEECHNSISCYNYGYQDPNHCYECICIYGFEGMHCEKYTKLTPWCGAKELFAKEKSLYFRMYGKKNVFIK, encoded by the coding sequence ATCCGATTTCTTCGGTCAATTAAATGTTTAGCCTCTTTAGGAAAAATTGTTGATAAAGGCAGGCTAATGATATATGTTGGAAAAGAATGTGAAAATACTTTGGGAATAATACGTTCATTAGGAATAATATATGAACATTGTAGgataaatagaaatttttttattaaagtatatgaagaaaatattgCTCAAAGTAACAAAGAagattttcaaatatttttaccttatgaatataaaactttaatgCATTTTGTAATGTATACTGGAAGTAAAAATACAATGATAACATTAATACCAAAAGATCTCCATTATAAATATACCGTAGTACAACAAGAATCGCTTACGTTTAATGGtgtaaaaactttaaatatgCATTATTGTTCTGAAGAATGTCACAACAGTATCTCATGTTACAATTATGGATATCAAGATCCTAATCATTGTTATGAATGTATATGTATTTATGGGTTTGAAGGTATGCATTGtgaaaaatatacaaaattaacACCATGGTGTGGGGCGAAAGAACTGTTTGCAAAAGaaaaatctttatatttCAGAAtgtatggaaaaaaaaatgtatttattaaataa
- a CDS encoding Astacin-like metalloendopeptidase, producing FIKVFPENIAAEYMEDFQIIPQAKISRLFLPYEYGSVMHFGTLEGSKNRGYTLMPKDHFYENTVGQLDYPTFNDLRILNFHYCANKCKISIKCSNHGYQDPNDCSKCICIEGYKGSHCDYYTRASLSCKEKELEAKVKPSFFKITQNKLCYYHLRSYNHKRIKIGILKINMGPKYSKPCSLSNSFEVKYLKDKSVAGARFCHQKFTRIIYSESYYVMLIYKSENPKSYVYLYYKEIP from the coding sequence tttataaaagtatttccTGAAAATATTGCTGCAGAATATATGGAagattttcaaataataccACAAGCCAAAATAAGTCGATTATTTTTACCTTATGAATATGGTTCTGTGATGCATTTTGGTACCCTTGAGGGTAGTAAAAATAGAGGTTATACATTGATGCCTAAAGatcatttttatgaaaatactGTTGGACAACTGGATTATCCTacttttaatgatttaagaattttaaattttcattattgtgctaataaatgtaaaataagTATTAAATGTTCAAATCATGGATATCAAGATCCTAATGATTGTAGTAAGTGTATATGTATTGAGGGATATAAAGGTTCACATTGCGATTATTACACAAGAGCAAGTTTGTCatgtaaagaaaaagaattagAAGCTAAAGTAAAACCttcatttttcaaaataactcaaaataaactttgttattatcatttaagaTCATACAAtcataaaagaataaaaattggaattttaaaaataaatatgggACCTAAGTATTCTAAACCGTGCTCTTTAAGTAATTCATTTgaagtaaaatatttgaaagaCAAATCTGTAGCAGGTGCAAGATTTTGTCACCAGAAATTTACaagaattatttattctGAAAGCTATTATGTTatgttaatttataaaagtgaAAATCCCAAAAGctatgtttatttatattataaagaaataccTTAA